The following proteins come from a genomic window of Phycisphaeraceae bacterium:
- a CDS encoding transcription elongation factor GreA, producing the protein MEFITAEEKQQLESKLEDLKAKRPVLSKRIAEARALGDLKENADYHAAREDQGLNEAEIRRLEERLRTAKVADTSAVPQDMVFLGATVKLKDASTGSEDLYKLVGEATGKFDSDEIEVTVSSPMGEALLKARIGDVVKVDLPRGTRRFEVVEIL; encoded by the coding sequence ATGGAGTTCATCACCGCGGAAGAAAAACAGCAGCTTGAGTCCAAGCTCGAAGATCTCAAGGCCAAGCGACCCGTGCTGAGCAAGCGCATCGCCGAAGCCCGTGCTTTGGGTGATCTGAAGGAAAATGCCGACTATCACGCCGCCCGCGAAGATCAGGGCCTCAACGAAGCGGAAATCCGCCGACTCGAAGAACGTCTCCGAACTGCAAAGGTAGCGGATACTTCCGCTGTGCCGCAGGACATGGTTTTTCTTGGTGCGACGGTAAAGCTCAAAGACGCCTCCACGGGAAGCGAGGATCTTTACAAACTCGTAGGGGAGGCGACCGGGAAGTTCGACAGTGACGAAATTGAAGTCACGGTATCCAGCCCCATGGGTGAAGCACTGCTTAAAGCCCGCATCGGCGATGTGGTCAAGGTGGACCTACCCCGCGGAACCCGTCGATTTGAAGTTGTCGAGATACTTTGA
- a CDS encoding 6-carboxytetrahydropterin synthase, with protein MYEITIAKTFAAAHAIRLPDGSLEPIHGHNWPVEVTVQSHQLDTIETVMDFHILEKTIDGLIACIHNRHLNEVEPFVDCKVNPTAERVAWWFATEVARTLPKGVSLVSVRVGEAPGCFATWRP; from the coding sequence ATGTATGAGATCACGATTGCCAAGACCTTTGCCGCCGCCCATGCGATCCGCCTGCCCGATGGCTCGCTGGAACCGATTCATGGCCATAACTGGCCGGTAGAGGTCACGGTGCAGTCGCACCAGCTTGACACCATCGAGACGGTGATGGATTTTCACATATTGGAAAAGACGATCGACGGCCTGATCGCGTGCATCCATAATCGTCATCTCAACGAGGTCGAGCCATTTGTTGACTGCAAGGTTAATCCCACGGCTGAGCGAGTAGCCTGGTGGTTTGCTACGGAAGTAGCAAGGACACTACCCAAAGGTGTCAGCTTGGTGAGCGTGCGTGTTGGCGAGGCACCGGGATGTTTCGCCACATGGAGACCTTGA